Proteins from one Desulfonema limicola genomic window:
- a CDS encoding flippase has translation MITNKILKNTFVLIAGRLFSRILQFFLFIYAARCLGADIFGIFSFAYALVSLFSISMDMGISSYSVQQVSRDNEKMASYVGASLTAKVFLIILGFLLIMGTGIVMQKDELTLSALFIMGICASFDNVGNTFQSVFEAHEDMHYQAAIIAFSNFIMCVAGFALLWFFQDVLLFCATYAFGAFLRCTMAAIWVIKTYGPPLWTKDFHFITNIVKKGMPFALVTIFVSIYYYIDTLILSVYCENDVVGYYNASYRLLEAPLFIISSVTTAIFPAASKLYGKDKIELANMVRQAFQKALGFGFSMSLVVAWLSYDLIELIYGKEYLPSAAVLPILIYSVAIIMPSTICGTTIRAIDMQSISAKVTGIGALLNVVLNLILVPKYSLYGAAWTTLGTEIFVLAVYAYLVWHYIGPVINLNTIFSLLGLNALFAGFLWVSGPAGFWFQLIGSVILFFPFMIAVRLIKIEELKSLINRKLPAAKAGS, from the coding sequence ATGATAACCAATAAAATTTTAAAAAATACCTTTGTTTTGATTGCAGGACGGCTTTTCAGCCGTATTCTCCAGTTCTTTCTTTTTATTTATGCTGCCAGGTGTCTGGGAGCAGATATTTTTGGCATTTTCTCTTTTGCCTATGCCCTGGTAAGCCTTTTTTCCATTTCAATGGATATGGGTATTTCCAGTTATTCTGTTCAGCAGGTAAGCCGGGATAATGAAAAAATGGCTTCATATGTGGGTGCAAGTCTTACGGCTAAAGTTTTTTTAATTATACTGGGATTTTTACTTATTATGGGTACTGGTATAGTCATGCAAAAAGATGAGCTGACCCTGTCTGCACTTTTTATTATGGGAATATGTGCGTCTTTTGACAATGTGGGCAATACCTTTCAATCTGTGTTTGAGGCTCATGAAGATATGCACTATCAGGCAGCTATTATTGCGTTCAGCAATTTTATCATGTGTGTTGCAGGATTTGCCCTGCTTTGGTTTTTTCAGGATGTTCTGCTTTTTTGCGCAACTTATGCTTTTGGTGCATTTCTGCGTTGTACAATGGCTGCAATCTGGGTTATTAAAACTTACGGGCCTCCTTTATGGACAAAGGATTTTCATTTTATCACCAATATTGTTAAAAAAGGAATGCCTTTTGCCCTGGTTACTATTTTTGTGTCAATATATTATTATATAGATACCTTGATTCTTTCAGTATATTGTGAAAATGATGTTGTTGGTTATTATAATGCTTCTTACCGGCTCCTGGAAGCTCCCTTGTTTATTATTTCTTCTGTTACAACAGCCATTTTTCCGGCTGCATCCAAATTATATGGTAAAGATAAAATAGAGCTTGCCAATATGGTACGCCAGGCATTTCAGAAAGCTCTTGGATTTGGATTTTCCATGTCCCTGGTAGTGGCCTGGCTGTCTTATGATCTTATTGAATTGATCTATGGAAAAGAATATCTTCCTTCAGCTGCCGTACTTCCCATATTGATTTACAGTGTTGCCATTATTATGCCCAGTACTATCTGCGGTACAACTATCAGGGCAATTGATATGCAGTCAATCAGTGCAAAGGTTACCGGGATAGGGGCATTGCTGAATGTGGTTTTGAATTTAATACTGGTTCCAAAATATTCACTTTATGGAGCAGCCTGGACAACCCTGGGTACTGAAATCTTTGTGCTGGCAGTTTATGCTTATCTTGTATGGCATTATATAGGTCCGGTTATAAATCTGAATACTATTTTCAGTCTTCTGGGTTTAAATGCTCTTTTTGCAGGTTTTCTATGGGTATCAGGGCCGGCAGGTTTCTGGTTTCAGCTTATTGGCAGTGTTATCTTGTTTTTTCCATTTATGATTGCTGTAAGGCTTATTAAGATTGAGGAATTAAAAAGCCTGATTAATAGAAAACTGCCTGCAGCAAAGGCAGGTTCATGA
- a CDS encoding O-antigen ligase family protein — translation MKIFSVINTTRFKTELVLVIMVGTITALALIKASSMEAKWTKAVLLGLVAVSFLILIPHREKFIFCLAIFLLPIQLDFQLMYSEDPFMVRDINGFRITAVDILFFFAMVCWLFRVLTGHNEKIYLYPQITLPFLFIFAWSTAGIKKAVMPDIIAISSLWAMFKCGLVFIYAANNLKDRQMIYLASGALLLAAAGQAAIGIIQYSIGGTIGLEMLGEVEIFEMSAGESTVSRIGGTLGHANQFAIFMGILVQVNLALMFTKIPKSVKYMVSIPLILSVSAIILTFSRGGLTGMVLGGAFNCFCCMSKQTGRKLFSAVIVVIVIIVISGSAFALIKPLRQRFFGDDRGSADLRPQMRLVARNIIHHHPWFGVGLNNYTSAIYRYDISHTAVSYDFPKPVHNEFLLIAAEQGIIVLCLLFFIFGVTFLSLFLIIRSKTDPVIPFLGIGFTGAWIAWGFQLQFDYTYTFFSIHIWFYLGFIQAIKDFVKMSEKNRINDKSFNLNPAYEKD, via the coding sequence ATGAAGATTTTTTCTGTTATTAATACCACCAGGTTCAAAACAGAACTTGTCCTTGTTATCATGGTTGGAACCATTACTGCCCTGGCATTGATAAAAGCTTCATCTATGGAAGCTAAATGGACAAAGGCTGTTTTGCTCGGCCTTGTTGCAGTTTCTTTTCTCATCCTTATTCCCCATCGTGAAAAATTTATTTTCTGTCTTGCCATTTTTTTATTGCCCATTCAGCTTGATTTTCAGCTAATGTATTCAGAAGATCCTTTTATGGTTCGGGATATTAATGGTTTCAGGATTACTGCTGTTGATATTTTGTTTTTTTTTGCTATGGTCTGCTGGCTCTTCAGGGTCTTGACCGGGCATAATGAAAAAATCTATCTTTATCCCCAGATTACTCTTCCGTTTTTATTTATATTTGCCTGGAGTACTGCCGGGATTAAAAAAGCTGTGATGCCTGATATTATTGCCATATCTTCCTTGTGGGCCATGTTTAAATGCGGACTGGTTTTTATTTATGCAGCCAATAATCTTAAAGACAGGCAGATGATTTACCTTGCATCAGGTGCATTGCTTTTAGCTGCTGCAGGCCAGGCTGCTATTGGTATTATTCAATACAGTATAGGCGGTACCATAGGGCTTGAAATGCTGGGCGAGGTGGAAATATTTGAGATGAGTGCAGGTGAAAGCACTGTCAGCAGAATAGGGGGAACTCTGGGTCATGCAAATCAGTTTGCGATTTTTATGGGTATCCTGGTGCAGGTGAATCTGGCACTTATGTTTACAAAAATCCCAAAATCTGTGAAATATATGGTGTCTATTCCATTAATTTTAAGTGTTTCAGCCATTATTTTGACCTTTTCCAGAGGCGGTCTGACCGGCATGGTTCTCGGCGGAGCTTTTAATTGTTTTTGCTGTATGAGTAAGCAGACAGGAAGAAAATTGTTTTCAGCCGTAATAGTTGTAATTGTAATTATAGTTATCTCAGGTTCTGCTTTTGCCCTGATAAAACCTCTCAGGCAAAGGTTTTTTGGAGATGACCGGGGTTCAGCAGATTTAAGACCCCAGATGCGTCTGGTTGCAAGAAATATTATCCATCATCATCCCTGGTTTGGTGTTGGGTTAAATAATTATACATCAGCCATTTACCGGTATGATATATCTCATACTGCAGTCAGTTATGATTTTCCAAAACCGGTTCATAATGAATTTCTTCTTATTGCAGCAGAACAGGGCATTATTGTTTTGTGTTTATTGTTTTTTATTTTTGGTGTTACTTTTTTATCTCTGTTTTTAATCATCAGATCAAAAACAGACCCTGTTATACCTTTTTTAGGAATTGGTTTTACAGGTGCATGGATAGCCTGGGGATTTCAGCTTCAATTTGATTATACCTATACCTTTTTTTCCATTCATATCTGGTTTTATCTTGGTTTTATTCAGGCAATAAAAGATTTTGTTAAAATGTCTGAAAAAAACAGGATTAATGATAAATCTTTTAATTTAAACCCTGCTTACGAAAAAGATTAA
- a CDS encoding tyrosine-protein kinase family protein translates to MLGLPVQPEILVPKTCAEQTEPVCSDGLPLKLIPGKKHALWMITPERCPRVLETFRTFKNSIIFFNENQKKVFLITGAESKVGVSTIALNFSIVLSRDLPEKRILFVDTNIDNPCLNKIFAYSQDAPCLMDYLLKKVPLNAIIHSSCFENLNLVFSSKIKEQKLYPFNIEIFVQFLNQVRPNYDFIILDSAPALTSSHTRSIYSRADGVILVVEANRTRTQVIAEFQRQLREDKAHLLGSFLNKRRFFIPKWLYRFI, encoded by the coding sequence ATGCTGGGGCTGCCTGTTCAGCCTGAAATCCTGGTTCCAAAAACCTGTGCTGAACAAACAGAACCTGTTTGTTCAGACGGCTTGCCTTTGAAGCTTATTCCAGGAAAAAAACATGCTTTGTGGATGATAACCCCTGAACGCTGTCCCAGGGTATTGGAAACCTTTCGAACCTTTAAAAACAGCATAATCTTTTTTAATGAAAATCAAAAAAAGGTTTTTCTTATCACAGGTGCAGAATCAAAGGTAGGTGTTTCAACAATAGCATTGAATTTTTCTATTGTATTAAGCCGTGATTTACCTGAAAAACGCATTTTATTTGTTGATACTAATATAGATAATCCTTGTCTTAACAAGATTTTTGCATATTCCCAGGATGCTCCATGCCTGATGGATTATTTATTAAAAAAAGTTCCATTAAACGCAATTATTCATTCTTCATGTTTTGAAAATCTCAACCTTGTTTTTTCAAGTAAAATAAAAGAACAAAAGCTTTATCCTTTTAATATTGAGATTTTTGTACAGTTTTTAAATCAGGTCCGGCCAAATTATGATTTTATTATTCTTGACTCTGCACCAGCATTGACATCCAGCCATACCAGAAGTATATATTCCAGGGCAGACGGGGTTATCCTGGTAGTAGAGGCCAACAGGACGCGCACTCAGGTTATTGCAGAATTCCAGAGGCAGTTAAGAGAGGATAAAGCGCATCTGCTTGGAAGCTTTTTGAATAAGCGCCGGTTTTTTATTCCAAAATGGCTGTACAGGTTCATATGA
- a CDS encoding GumC family protein produces the protein MQDLNFEPVKISLRDVFFIIFSKLYVLIGTFFIVVGITFIYCIKAVPVYEAGGTVLLKPFFDSRQQLDSGNRFDVYPVTQQDINTEVKIMYSRKLMHRLVQELDMDEADEISRFKQLLIDMGISFKPDPLESAIDYLQENIEIIPITMSNIILVLFKGKDPEWITKVVNTYLTYYIDHHIEVYRTGAGVDFYSRQAAQALEKLLKSERELKNFQAKWTVIDIEKQNEYNLKLLQILRENLSIIYSKTAEKKGKIFQLNKDFKKSGQITAMTEEFRENELLTQLSKNLIPLLVEKERIGLLYPESSIEYLHNLYQVERFKKEIRKEQDQLLKGLEYDLYALDSQKKTFESEIKRIEAGSLFLTGKEIEMRKLIRDVEINKKNYELYQAKTEEARISEQRDASRVANVSINGWAQKPSIPVFPRKKKMLLMSILVGFVAGTGCSFAAYYLDHTVKTPEDLARNSNIQVLASLEKVKI, from the coding sequence ATGCAGGATTTAAATTTTGAGCCGGTAAAGATTTCACTGAGAGATGTTTTTTTTATTATTTTCTCAAAACTTTATGTTTTAATCGGCACTTTTTTTATTGTTGTGGGAATAACATTTATATACTGTATTAAGGCAGTGCCTGTTTATGAGGCCGGCGGTACGGTTTTGTTAAAACCCTTTTTTGATTCCAGGCAGCAGCTTGATTCTGGGAATCGCTTTGATGTATATCCTGTAACCCAGCAGGATATTAACACTGAAGTCAAGATCATGTATTCAAGAAAGCTTATGCACAGGCTTGTACAGGAATTAGACATGGATGAAGCTGACGAGATTTCGCGTTTTAAACAATTGCTGATTGATATGGGAATTTCATTTAAACCTGATCCTCTTGAATCTGCCATAGATTATCTTCAGGAAAACATTGAAATCATACCAATTACCATGTCAAATATTATCCTGGTTCTGTTTAAAGGCAAAGATCCTGAGTGGATTACAAAGGTTGTTAATACTTATTTAACCTATTATATTGATCACCATATAGAGGTTTATAGAACCGGGGCAGGGGTGGATTTTTATTCCCGCCAGGCAGCACAGGCTTTGGAAAAGCTTCTTAAATCTGAACGTGAATTAAAAAATTTTCAAGCAAAATGGACAGTTATAGATATTGAAAAGCAAAATGAATATAATTTAAAGCTTCTCCAGATACTTCGTGAAAACCTGAGTATTATTTATTCAAAAACTGCTGAAAAAAAGGGTAAGATTTTTCAATTAAATAAAGATTTTAAAAAATCAGGGCAAATTACTGCCATGACAGAGGAGTTCAGGGAAAATGAACTGCTTACCCAGTTGAGTAAAAACCTGATTCCCCTGCTGGTGGAAAAAGAAAGGATTGGGCTGCTTTACCCTGAATCTTCTATTGAATATCTTCATAATCTTTATCAGGTTGAAAGATTTAAAAAAGAAATAAGAAAAGAGCAGGATCAGCTTTTAAAGGGACTGGAATATGATTTATATGCACTGGACAGTCAGAAAAAAACATTTGAATCTGAAATCAAACGTATTGAGGCAGGCTCTTTATTTTTGACCGGCAAAGAAATAGAAATGCGCAAGCTGATCAGGGATGTTGAAATTAATAAGAAAAATTATGAACTTTATCAGGCAAAAACCGAAGAAGCACGTATCAGCGAGCAGCGGGATGCTTCAAGGGTTGCAAATGTTTCTATTAATGGATGGGCACAAAAGCCCTCGATTCCGGTGTTTCCCAGGAAAAAGAAAATGCTTTTGATGTCAATACTTGTCGGCTTTGTTGCAGGAACAGGGTGTTCCTTTGCTGCTTATTACCTGGATCACACAGTAAAAACCCCTGAGGATCTGGCAAGAAATTCCAATATTCAGGTCTTAGCCAGTCTTGAAAAGGTAAAGATATAA
- a CDS encoding polysaccharide biosynthesis/export family protein — protein sequence MNLGLNRLGYIFIFFCFFYAGCGDPRINLDKSAVMTGLPGPVIPAAYLVGPGDELEIFYYINPGFFLSEYVIDTEDTLRIEFYYYPVLSKTAKVRPDGFITLPRVGDVKAMGLRPVSLAEIIKELYKPFLSYPDVTVELLNFNVKVEKLKTAVTTTSRGQSKLAVVRPDGIISLPYIGEVSASGLTCNGLSIYLEKLYRNFVSNVSITVSVLNARSNRVYIMGQINKPNFYEMSMPITLTQLIAIAGGFTQEANTHQVVVISRSKDGKPEARVFDMDDIIGKGNLNADPFVSQYDVIFVPRTRLAQAALIGDALWRFIPLDFTGSANYSLGGLNE from the coding sequence ATGAACCTGGGATTAAACAGGCTGGGATATATTTTTATATTTTTTTGTTTTTTTTATGCAGGATGCGGGGATCCCCGGATTAATCTTGATAAATCTGCTGTGATGACCGGGCTGCCAGGACCTGTAATTCCAGCAGCCTATCTTGTAGGTCCTGGAGATGAACTGGAGATTTTCTATTATATTAATCCTGGTTTTTTTCTGTCTGAATATGTTATTGATACCGAGGATACCCTGCGCATTGAATTTTATTATTATCCGGTATTAAGTAAAACTGCAAAGGTAAGACCTGACGGTTTTATTACTCTTCCCAGGGTTGGAGATGTTAAAGCTATGGGATTGAGGCCTGTATCCCTTGCAGAGATTATAAAAGAACTTTACAAGCCTTTTTTATCCTACCCTGATGTAACTGTGGAACTGCTTAATTTTAATGTAAAGGTGGAAAAGCTTAAAACAGCAGTTACAACAACTTCAAGGGGACAGTCAAAGCTTGCTGTTGTCAGGCCTGACGGTATTATTTCCCTTCCCTATATTGGCGAAGTATCAGCATCTGGTTTAACCTGTAATGGATTGAGTATTTATCTTGAAAAGCTTTACAGGAATTTTGTCAGCAATGTCAGTATAACGGTTTCAGTTCTTAACGCACGTTCCAATCGGGTATATATTATGGGACAAATCAATAAACCTAATTTTTATGAAATGTCCATGCCCATTACATTGACCCAGCTTATTGCCATTGCAGGAGGGTTTACCCAGGAAGCAAATACCCATCAGGTCGTAGTCATCAGCCGGAGCAAAGATGGAAAACCTGAAGCCCGGGTTTTTGATATGGATGATATTATTGGAAAAGGTAACTTAAATGCAGACCCGTTTGTCAGCCAGTATGATGTGATCTTTGTTCCCCGTACCAGGCTTGCCCAGGCAGCATTGATCGGTGATGCCCTGTGGCGGTTTATTCCCCTTGATTTTACTGGTTCTGCAAATTATTCCCTTGGCGGATTGAATGAGTAG
- the tsaD gene encoding tRNA (adenosine(37)-N6)-threonylcarbamoyltransferase complex transferase subunit TsaD: MYILGLESSCDETAASVVVNGSKILSSIVASQIDIHRIYGGVVPELASRKHLEAVVPVVEEALDCAGISAEKLDGMAVTQGPGLVGALLVGFCFAKGFAYGLDIPWIGVNHLEGHINSVFLEKDVPEFPFTALLVSGGHTSIYYVTGHTRFELMGQTRDDAAGEAFDKVSKMLGLGYPGGALIGRLAQNGDREKINFPRSFLDKTRFDFSFSGLKTSVSRYIQTNPVLSREQICDIAAGFEEAVVDVLCFKLLGAAQKKQCRHIAVVGGVAANKRLREKIVRQAENKGLQVFIPGTDLCGDNGAMIAAAGYYYLKSGLVSGMDSDVYSRVAL; the protein is encoded by the coding sequence GTGTATATATTAGGATTAGAGTCGTCTTGTGATGAAACTGCTGCTTCTGTTGTGGTGAACGGCAGTAAGATTTTGTCATCAATTGTTGCTTCCCAGATAGATATTCATCGTATTTACGGCGGTGTTGTTCCAGAGCTGGCATCCAGAAAACATCTTGAAGCTGTTGTGCCTGTTGTTGAGGAAGCCCTTGATTGTGCCGGTATTTCTGCTGAAAAGCTTGACGGTATGGCAGTTACCCAGGGACCTGGACTTGTGGGGGCACTCCTGGTTGGTTTTTGTTTTGCAAAAGGTTTTGCTTATGGACTGGATATTCCCTGGATTGGTGTAAATCATCTTGAAGGGCATATTAATTCTGTGTTCCTGGAAAAAGATGTTCCTGAATTTCCTTTTACCGCTCTTCTGGTTTCAGGCGGTCATACAAGTATTTATTATGTAACAGGCCATACCAGATTTGAGCTTATGGGCCAGACCCGTGATGATGCTGCAGGCGAAGCTTTTGATAAGGTTTCCAAGATGCTGGGACTGGGGTATCCAGGCGGGGCATTGATTGGCAGACTTGCACAAAATGGGGACAGGGAAAAGATTAATTTTCCCAGGTCTTTTCTTGATAAAACCAGGTTTGATTTTAGTTTCAGCGGGCTTAAAACTTCTGTCAGCCGTTATATTCAGACAAATCCTGTTTTGAGCCGGGAGCAGATTTGTGATATTGCAGCAGGGTTTGAGGAAGCTGTTGTTGATGTACTTTGCTTTAAACTGCTTGGTGCAGCACAAAAAAAGCAATGCAGACATATTGCTGTTGTAGGCGGTGTGGCTGCAAATAAGCGCTTGAGAGAAAAGATTGTACGCCAGGCAGAAAACAAAGGCCTGCAGGTATTTATTCCAGGAACTGATTTGTGCGGAGATAATGGGGCAATGATAGCAGCAGCAGGTTATTATTATCTAAAATCAGGGCTGGTTTCTGGCATGGATTCTGATGTTTATTCTCGTGTTGCTTTATAA
- a CDS encoding YwbE family protein encodes MNGTNRADIKTGLNVLIVLKKDQRSGKLTQGVVKNILTKSPIHPHGIKVRLESGEVGRVKEILESQV; translated from the coding sequence ATGAATGGTACAAACAGGGCTGATATTAAAACAGGTTTAAATGTTTTGATTGTTTTGAAAAAAGATCAGAGATCAGGGAAACTTACACAAGGGGTTGTAAAGAATATTCTTACCAAATCTCCAATTCATCCCCACGGGATTAAGGTGAGGCTTGAGAGCGGAGAGGTGGGAAGGGTTAAAGAAATTTTAGAAAGTCAGGTTTAG
- a CDS encoding AarF/UbiB family protein produces MLNKFNFHEIRAFISNLSKSMNKDALAAYLQSYAEKTGVRDYKEKAAQELVCIAGPDEIIPDVYKEYRLIIRDGFLFLFSNLCLKRFISIFIDQALMDENAETGERLVKIAEQVPTLHKLGQIIARNRNIDPVFKKRLIHLENTSYGTDLSSIKELIDEQINSYIDIFSISVDDKILSQASVGAVTGFTWTMPDSDKMLRGVFKVIKPGVKEFLEEEFAILDKLAVFFDKNRESYPLKDFGFIKTFKEIKQALQEEVNLCGEQTHIRHARCFYKKEDKVKIPELLCFSGQNVTAMELINGKKITDFPMSWSERRECAKILFRAMIWKPLFSSKEVSLFHGDPHAGNIYAVKTGLLKSDYENPGFKHEIMPVLLDWSLAGSFSRSCRVKIIRLILAVFLNDENRIFKSVRAVAENIKDSDFSLRVKKVINNIQKSSEYAEQGFLGRAFYFIDQLALNGVCFSKDMMLFRKAFFTLDGVLNDLDPGFDMDKYLFRLVKDIFIQDLPKRWLYSMMPHMDCSENYSSLVSTRELQVFLMQFSLVRWFSGWRSYALI; encoded by the coding sequence ATGTTAAATAAATTTAATTTTCATGAGATTAGAGCTTTTATTTCTAATCTTTCAAAATCAATGAATAAGGATGCCCTGGCTGCTTATCTGCAGTCATATGCAGAAAAGACCGGTGTTCGGGATTATAAGGAAAAAGCAGCACAGGAACTGGTTTGTATTGCAGGGCCGGATGAGATTATTCCTGATGTTTATAAGGAATACAGGCTTATAATCAGGGATGGATTTTTGTTTTTGTTTTCAAATTTATGTTTAAAAAGATTTATAAGTATTTTTATAGATCAGGCTCTTATGGATGAGAATGCAGAAACTGGGGAAAGGCTTGTAAAAATAGCAGAACAGGTTCCAACCCTGCATAAATTAGGGCAGATTATTGCCAGAAACCGTAATATTGATCCTGTTTTTAAAAAAAGGCTTATTCATCTGGAAAACACCAGTTATGGAACTGATTTATCAAGTATTAAAGAATTGATTGACGAACAGATCAATAGTTATATTGATATTTTTTCTATTTCTGTGGATGATAAAATTTTATCCCAGGCAAGTGTTGGTGCAGTTACAGGATTTACATGGACAATGCCGGATTCAGATAAAATGCTGCGGGGGGTTTTTAAGGTAATTAAACCTGGTGTAAAGGAATTTCTGGAAGAGGAATTTGCCATTCTGGATAAGCTGGCTGTTTTTTTTGATAAAAACAGGGAATCTTATCCTTTAAAGGATTTTGGTTTTATAAAGACTTTTAAAGAGATTAAGCAGGCTTTGCAGGAAGAGGTTAATCTTTGCGGGGAGCAGACTCATATCAGACATGCCCGCTGTTTTTATAAAAAAGAGGATAAGGTTAAGATTCCCGAGCTTTTATGTTTTTCAGGTCAAAATGTTACAGCAATGGAGTTAATAAACGGTAAAAAAATTACTGATTTTCCCATGAGCTGGTCAGAACGCAGAGAATGTGCAAAAATACTTTTTCGGGCAATGATATGGAAACCGCTTTTTTCAAGTAAAGAGGTTTCTTTGTTTCATGGAGATCCTCATGCAGGCAATATTTATGCAGTAAAGACCGGGTTGTTAAAATCAGATTATGAAAACCCTGGTTTCAAACATGAGATAATGCCGGTGCTTTTGGACTGGAGCCTGGCGGGCAGTTTTTCAAGATCATGCAGGGTTAAAATTATCAGGTTGATTTTAGCTGTTTTTTTAAATGATGAAAACAGGATTTTTAAGTCTGTAAGAGCGGTTGCAGAAAATATAAAAGATTCAGATTTTTCATTAAGAGTTAAAAAGGTTATCAATAATATTCAGAAATCCAGTGAATATGCAGAACAGGGTTTTTTAGGCAGGGCTTTTTATTTTATAGATCAGCTTGCACTAAACGGTGTATGCTTTTCAAAGGATATGATGCTTTTTAGAAAGGCTTTTTTTACCCTTGACGGAGTTCTTAATGATCTTGATCCCGGGTTTGATATGGATAAGTATCTTTTCAGGCTTGTTAAGGATATATTTATACAGGATCTGCCAAAAAGATGGCTGTATTCCATGATGCCGCATATGGATTGTTCTGAAAATTATTCCAGTCTTGTTTCTACAAGGGAACTTCAGGTTTTTTTGATGCAGTTTTCGCTTGTCCGCTGGTTTTCAGGCTGGAGATCATATGCATTAATTTAA
- a CDS encoding glycosyl transferase: MAVKKGWMAFPVKERWHKKPTALMGGIAIYISTAFPLFFISDPGLLIPYIFKKASIYTLPPIDTVIWAGMTLLFILGLLDDFIRIKPQTKLVGQILAASFIAFLGFRLYWFSSLTLDTIVTIIWIVGITNAFNLLDNMDGLCTGIAFIGCVYFILLFSGHSMNGGFVSSILLAGALAGFLVYNFHPASIFMGDCGSLMIGFVLSMLGIHYSNTISTNALGAFAVPVMIMMVPILDTSMVTFIRLLSGRKASAGGKDHTSHRLVIIGFSEKDAVMFLFGIGAVSGLSALFVSTNDSLTSPAVIIPFAISIILMGIYMAQIRVYPEKEFCLLRNHSYTPILVELTYKRQLALVVLDFCLIAFSYYLSYRLSFNFQEFSINFKYFLNSLPVIIGCKFLIFFAVGIYRGIWRYMSSNDVFVYIKASIGASVFSLALVVFIFRFENFSYNIFFIDWMLTTGLLLGTRGSFRISLDAVKRKSVSGQRVLIYGAGRGGEILLREIINNKKHNLEPVGLIDDDVLKTGKKLQGYLILGTFDDIPALREKYDFNSIIISFNGKEPNNLEGAKLFCKNAGMDLKRFAIEFKSVDL, from the coding sequence ATGGCTGTTAAAAAAGGCTGGATGGCTTTTCCGGTAAAAGAACGCTGGCACAAAAAACCAACAGCATTGATGGGAGGGATAGCCATATATATAAGTACGGCTTTCCCTCTTTTTTTTATATCTGATCCCGGCCTGCTTATACCTTATATATTTAAAAAAGCTTCTATTTACACCCTGCCCCCTATTGATACTGTTATATGGGCAGGTATGACATTATTGTTTATTCTTGGGCTTTTGGATGATTTTATAAGGATAAAACCCCAGACCAAGCTTGTAGGCCAGATCCTGGCTGCTTCTTTTATAGCTTTTCTAGGGTTTCGGCTTTACTGGTTTTCTTCTCTTACTCTGGATACTATTGTTACTATTATCTGGATTGTCGGCATTACAAATGCTTTTAATCTTCTGGATAATATGGATGGTTTGTGTACTGGTATTGCTTTTATCGGGTGTGTTTATTTTATCCTGCTTTTTTCTGGCCATTCAATGAATGGGGGCTTTGTTTCATCTATTCTTCTTGCAGGTGCCCTGGCTGGATTTCTTGTTTATAATTTTCATCCTGCCTCTATTTTTATGGGAGACTGCGGCAGTCTTATGATCGGCTTTGTCTTGTCTATGCTGGGGATTCATTATTCCAATACAATAAGTACAAATGCCCTGGGAGCTTTTGCTGTTCCTGTCATGATAATGATGGTTCCCATACTTGATACCAGCATGGTAACTTTTATCAGGCTTTTAAGCGGGCGCAAGGCTTCAGCCGGAGGCAAAGACCATACCTCCCACAGACTGGTGATTATCGGGTTTAGTGAAAAAGATGCTGTTATGTTTCTTTTTGGTATTGGTGCTGTTTCAGGGCTTTCTGCTCTTTTTGTAAGTACTAATGACAGTCTGACTTCTCCGGCTGTTATTATTCCTTTTGCTATTTCCATTATTCTTATGGGGATTTATATGGCCCAGATACGTGTGTATCCTGAAAAAGAATTCTGCCTGCTCAGGAATCATTCTTATACCCCGATTCTTGTGGAACTAACCTATAAGCGCCAGCTTGCACTTGTAGTCCTTGATTTTTGCCTTATTGCTTTTTCATACTATCTGTCTTACAGGCTTAGTTTTAATTTTCAAGAATTTAGTATAAATTTTAAGTATTTTCTTAATTCCCTTCCTGTGATTATCGGGTGTAAATTTCTTATCTTTTTTGCAGTGGGAATATACAGGGGAATCTGGCGTTATATGAGTTCCAATGATGTTTTTGTATATATTAAGGCATCCATTGGAGCCAGCGTGTTTTCCCTTGCTCTTGTTGTGTTTATTTTCAGGTTTGAAAATTTTTCTTATAATATCTTTTTTATAGACTGGATGCTTACAACCGGGCTTCTTCTGGGCACAAGGGGATCTTTCAGGATTTCTCTTGATGCTGTAAAAAGAAAATCTGTTTCAGGTCAAAGGGTTCTTATTTATGGAGCAGGACGGGGCGGAGAAATATTGCTCAGGGAGATTATTAATAATAAAAAACATAATTTAGAGCCTGTGGGTTTGATAGATGATGATGTGTTAAAAACCGGTAAAAAGCTTCAAGGATATTTAATTCTTGGTACATTTGATGATATTCCTGCTTTGCGTGAAAAATATGATTTTAACAGTATTATTATATCTTTTAATGGTAAAGAGCCTAATAATCTTGAAGGTGCAAAATTATTCTGCAAAAATGCAGGCATGGATTTAAAGAGATTTGCTATAGAATTTAAATCTGTTGATTTATGA